Within the Platichthys flesus chromosome 16, fPlaFle2.1, whole genome shotgun sequence genome, the region TAATACATTATCTGAAGAACACATCGAGAGAAtcttttcaaatttggcacaaatctTATCTTTGATTCAAGGATTTAATGAGTTGGTGTTCAAAGGTCACAGTAACCTCATatgaatttgtaaaaaaaaataaatgatggtgactgaaactgcactggtttcCAGAAGGCATACAACTGTAGTGCTGTTTTACCCTTAAAATGGGTTATTATCCTAAATGTATGTAAGACAGATTTTCCTGGTCATCACAGGTAAACACTGACCTAGTTTTGAgaagaaatgtttgaatgtgttacAAAATGCAGAACTATAAATGCCGTCAGAACACATCTAAAACTTAAAAatcggagaggagaggaacagtgTCTTTGTTGAGGTGTGTTTATCtaatttcataaaaaacaaagcTACCCGGCATTGAAACCAACTTGCATCCTCTGCTGATGTGTCAATATCCTCAGTCACATGAGTGTCCTCCTGCTAGGTGTTGCGTGGTTGTGGAAATCTTCTCTGATGATGGTCTGACTCTGTCATTCAAAACACTTGACCAACTCAGTTGATATTTTGATAGATGTCATCAGCTGAGATGTTGATTTCAGGACTTGCTGGCTGAAATGAATTAATatcatatgcaaataaacacttaaaaattgtgttttcaaattgGCAGGAAATATGCTGCAACACAAGTTACACAGAACTTTCCCACGTACGTTACCCAATCCACCTATTGACAAATTCTAACCCCAACATTCTGCAACTAGACTTACCTCAGCTTGTAAACCGTTTTCTCCTGAAGCGTTTTCACTTTTGTCCAAGTCCATTCTGTTGTTCATTTCTTGCAGCACACTGCGGAATCTTGTTTTTTTAGTTGATTCTTTTTGCTTGAAAAGAGAAGTAGACATTTATTTCAGTACATAGATATtcagagatttgtttttctgtttttaatttcaaagaATAGCGAGTCAAAAGCTGCTCTGTCAGTTGTAGTGTTGTAAGACCGGACTTAACGGAGGCCTTggctccttttcctctttttgctTCTCTTGGCTTAAACAGTTAACACATCAAACACATATTAAAACAGAACATCATACACTCATCTACAACCTTGTCAATTTTGCCCATCCTTTTGCAGCAGCTCATGTTGCAACCATGCTAGAAAAGAGAGGCAGGGGTTAATTTCACATCAGCACATTTTCAGTCTTTGCATGAACTTGTAATAAATATGGTATAAGTTATGCACCTTTTTTAAAATGATAAGCGTCACGATTGCTGTGCTGTAGATGACGAGGAGGACGAATGAAGAATACAGAAGAATGTGCCATGTCATGGTTTTAACATGTCCTGAAAGCAAAATGAAAGTTGTCGGTGATTCATCTTAATCAAGCATACACACATCTGAGTGTAACTTTCAAAGGTCTTCTCTTACGTGTCACTGTGAGAGCCGTACCCAGCCCTACACGCTGTGAGCCGGTTACTGGGGATCCAGACCTCTGTGCAGCACAGTAGTAGATCCCGCTGTCATTAATATTAAGTGGCTTGATGCCTAGAGATGCGCCCTCCAGGCTGTATTTGGGTGAAATCAGCTTTAGGGGAAAGTGGAAGTTTTCTTTGAAAACAAACCACTTATAATTAAAGCTGTTGGCTGAGCTGTGAGGACTGATGGTACAAGGCAGAACAACCTGTTGTCCTGTTTTCCTCCAgatctctctctgtcgctgTTTTAAGCTGATTTCCGTTTTCTCCCAGCTGTCTGGAAAGAGAGACATTTATTAGATGcaaattcactttttaaatcCCCCAGAATGTCCTAAACTAACCACACCGAACACCAGCTATGATGTCTAATTCGTATTGTTAATGTAGAATAATAAGAATTAGAATGACTCAGTAGAGCTAGTACCTCTGCCGAGGCCCAACACTCCCCTGAAATTCAATCAAGACATacaaaatttcacacactcagatatcagTCCCTTTTGAATGCCAAATTTTTGTAATCaagatccattcattattctttgacaaaactgtgaaaatgttgaaaaactttgaaaatgttgtAACGTTAAAGAAACTGGAAACAGTAATGAGCCCCCCGATCCAAATCAGTAACACAATTTGATGGGTTCTTCCCAGACCCATAAACCACATGCTTCCATAAAGTTTCAGTTGTTTCAGAGTAATTCTGCtgacaatgaaacaaacaaaacctccAAAAAAATTACATAAAGTCCGGACAGAAACTAATTTTACCTGTTAGCAGCAGGTGAGTGAGCATGAGGGAAAAGCAAAGCAGCCAGTCCATGTCTGTAGCTTGAAAACTTGTGGGTGATCTCATGATTCCTTGTGTGATGTTTTGTCTAAAGGGCTGACAACATGGGAAGTGAGTAAGCAGCAATTTCTCAACACTTGGTTCCTACTTTTGCACTGTGCATGTGAGCTTTGGGCTTTTAGAAACATGTCACGTGATTTAATAGTAATATGATTTTATTATGGCTCAATCAAGGGACCAATTCAGGATACATTTTGGAACACGTAGGTTCTACAATCATTTGTATTTGCACCATAAATGAAAGGAGGACAATACACAGCATGTGGTCTAAAATAGTCCGTAAGGAGCcattcagagacagtttctcgTTGTATGCTTTGCAATAAATGGAAAATTTGCAATGTAAAGAGATGGTCAGAAAACCGTGTTTTGAGTAGGGGGAACAATGAGAGCTAGAACGCCAATCACTGGAAAGTAAACCTCCAcaaaggcccagcagtcccctttaaatgcagtcaagctgcaccaaattgcaaacactcacaGATTTTTTCCCCCATCAGGATATTATTCCCTTGGGAAAGGTGAAATATGCCTGATCTCCTGGCTCGGCTCCCTGAGCGGCACTCAAATGTAATAGCTTCTTCCTctgtaattttttttgcattaagtGCATCCACTATTGATACTTTACAAATTTTCCTTATAAATCTCACATAAtcgtttaaaaacaaaaaagattcaAAATTCACATAATTTGCAGAATAAAGAATATTATTTTACTTAAAAGTATTTCCGTCACAGCTGGCAGTGTTATACCTGTTGTTTTTATACGTTAGAAGAAATggtcaccattgacttcaaatgtatttgtgtttacccctgaaactccataagtgttttgtggactcaaacacttcaccaccCCCCTTCCACCGGtataggggtgagtagataacgAGTGCATTTTCAGTTTTCGGAAAATCATCCGTTTGAGATCATGAAATCAAGTTGATTTCCGGTACTGATGGATTCAACAGTCGTCGTCCCCCCCTTTCTGCAGATCCTCGTGGATTCGGGGCTCGTGCTTCCCACCCTCAGTTCCGCTCGATGTGGGCGGGTCTTATCGCGCTGTCAGTCCGATTTTTGTCCAATCTGAATCCCTGTCTGTGTTTTCCCACGCCCCCTTCCACGTCGACCTGCACTCTCGCCATATTTTCAACCCCGTTGAGGACCCACAGCCCCGTCCGccgccgagccgagccgagcccaGCCGGTGAAACCTTCCCACGGGACCAACAAGTGCGACCAGGAGGCTGCTTCTGAACTGAGGGGAGACTTGTCTGCGTTAGCCGCGTCTGCTCATCCATTCCGCCGCCATGAACATCTTCAGACTGACCGGGGACCTCTCTCATCTTGCTGCCatcatcatcctgctgctcaaAATATGGAAGAGCAGGTCCTGTGCAGGTGAGCCGGAGCTTCATCCACCATCACACTCGATGCCCCGTTGTTCTCCTAATGTTTCTGGGTAACTTTGCCTTTCTCAGCTTTGTCCCCCCCCATCAACTAGCAAGCTCCAAGGCAGCTAGCCACATGCTAACGGTCCCCACTCATTCATTTGAGCCAGTGGCTAACGACGCAAGCTAACTGCTGATAACTTATAGAAACTGCGGTGTCTGCATGGCTTCTGTTGCATCTACTACAGACGTGCGGTTAAGATGCTGAGTTTGATGACAACAATATCACATTGTAGCTTAGCATTAGCTGGCTCAGTGTGAGTTGAGTATGCTAGCTGAACTCAGGGTTGAGCAGTTGTGTACACAGTTTTTGTGTCTGTAGCTCTGCAGAGGAATATTTATCATTCAAGCTTAATATAAAGTTGAAGTTGCTTGTTTTATTCGCTGCAGtatacgcacgcacgcacgcacacacacacacacacacaaccacacgcaTACCACTGCTCTGCTAACTTCAGGTTCGGTGCTCGACTTGTTTGGTCTGGCTTCTGACGTGGCGTTCTCCAACGGAAGTAGATAACCTCCTAAAATAGTTTGttactttctgtttgtttgtttgttttcaactgTACTCAATTAGTTTGACATTTGTTACGTGTTGAGAGTAAAGCTGCACACTGGGCCAGACTAGATACCAGTGATTTCTAACCACTCCTACCAGTAGGGTTTATGAGAGGTGAAAAGTTAATGAGGGTACAAGGCTGTGGGGGTTAGGTTCAAAGTGAAGAGGTCATTTTAAGGCAAAAGATAAGAGATGGATagttctgtttgtgtatttgtgtggttAGATATCATGTAGTGATGGTTTTGTTAAGGTAAGAGGTTAAAATGGAAAGGATTCAATTCAGAAATATTTttactatatatacatatatacagaaaATCTCAGACTCCAACAGGCTGTTACAGTCTGTAGAATCCTCGATCAGGAATGAGGGAAGCCAATaacaaaagagagagataggaaGTCAATCACCAAGCGACCTTTAATAATGTCTTTCACGGTCATACGTGAATGTAGCagtgatgaataaaaaatgcatttcctGTGGGGAAGCAAATCTGCAGCGTTGTGTTGAGTTCAACTCAACTTGACAGGCAACGTCCCAGCGTCCACCTATATCATGGTTGACCCTTCTTGGCTGTCATTGGCATCACATCCTGCGATGATGCATATTTCACTTTCACAGACGTTACCACCCACCTGCATTCATGCATGTGAGCCACAATGACCTTGTTCATACATAGTGTAAATCTGCTGAAAGATACCATTCACACAGAGGTGCACTGACAATAGAGGAGATGAAGCAGGTCAATGCTGACCACAAATGATGTGAGGGCACATATAAGCACTGAGGGAGTCAAACTCCTGAAGGATGACTGATGGCTGTGGCCTGAGGTACATCTCAAACAAGTCACCACATCTAACACATGTAGACAatcatgcacactcacacaggttCACATCCCTGGGCAGGCCCACATGGAGGAAACCCCCAACAATTTTAGCTGGGAGGAGACATTGTTGATCACCTCATCATCTTGCTGCCTTGTATGGATCTGGGATGATATTAAGCTAATTTATAAGATTATAATTGTCAGATTTAGCTATGATTAAATGTCAAGGTAAGGGAGGGTTGCCATTTGTGTTCGTATTTGTCTCAACCCAAAAACAGTAGAAACACTATTTTGTGTTATAAGGTCAGGGAAAAAACACTCAAACCTGTACATACAGGATGTACTGTTGTCTGCTGATGCCCTGTGATGTCTGAAGTACTTGAGATGCTCGTATCTACTTTCTACTATTATTGTCTTTCATTGAAAGTTTTTAGATTTTGGCTCCTGGAAAGTTAAACCTGGTTATAAAAGCcagtatatattttttgttaaaCTTAAC harbors:
- the si:ch211-139g16.8 gene encoding uncharacterized protein si:ch211-139g16.8; protein product: MRSPTSFQATDMDWLLCFSLMLTHLLLTDSWEKTEISLKQRQREIWRKTGQQVVLPCTISPHSSANSFNYKWFVFKENFHFPLKLISPKYSLEGASLGIKPLNINDSGIYYCAAQRSGSPVTGSQRVGLGTALTVTRHVKTMTWHILLYSSFVLLVIYSTAIVTLIILKKHGCNMSCCKRMGKIDKQKESTKKTRFRSVLQEMNNRMDLDKSENASGENGLQAEPASPEINISADDIYQNIN